The genomic interval caggtcttctatggttggtattgagattaaaggtgtgtgtctgccatgctggctgtgtccttgaacacacagagatccgctagctctgcttcccaagtgctgggaattacaggcgtgcccccactactgctcagcttctgctctggcttgctctgacctcaaggcaactttattggacatacaaataaaatcacatttcaatacaaataaaatatcactatattagatgtagtatgaatcttaagtgttcttattaatgaaactcaaacccaaggccagttattggggtgaatgctggaagatcagagacaagaacaagccacagttttcctcacctcgccagtcctcagctggttttgtttcgtcagactggaagcttctgagtcctcctcccaatggctctcagctggactgtgctgctccaaagcccgaatacttctccacccaaatgcttaactaactaaaatGCTTAACCCCTTAGTTCCTgaccctcacgccttatatacctttctctttctgcccccactccctgtggttaaaggttgggtttctgggattaaaggcgtgggtcaccatgctgagctgtttctaaagtggccttgaacacacagagatccacctggctctgcctcccaagtgctgggattaaaggcgtgtgccaccactacccaacttctgttagggcttgctctgacccattatctagccaccatttttggctttgttctagtggctgtctgttctctgaccccagatatgtttatttcggggaacacacaatatttcagggaacacaatacccaccacatttttccagtttcaaatactaagaatttcttaattttaaaaagatttttttttaattttctgtactCTATATACTCTGTAATTACTTAGATGGTTTGAGCCCAGTTCCTTGTCCCCACTGAAACACCTTGGCAACCCTTTCACGAATCTCCCTGGTCTTCACTCCGTATACCATCGGGTTAAGAGCTGGTGGGAAAAGCAGATAGACATTTGCTAAAAGAATATGAATGTGGAGTGGGACATGGTGGCCAAAGCGGTGTgtaaaaaaggagaagagggcTGGTGTGTAAGAGATGAGGATGACGCAGACATGGGAGCCACAGGTGCCTAGGGCCTTGGACCGGGCTTCTTGGGAAGAGAGACGAAGCACTGCTTGTGCAATGAGGGCATAAGAGAGACCAATGCAGAATAAATCAACCCCAATGACCAACAGTGCGGCTGTCAACCCATACACACGGTTGGGCCTGGTGTCTCCACAGGCCAGCTTCACCACGGCCATATGCTCACAGTATGTGTGTGGAATCACATGGCTTTGGCAGAAGCTCAGACGACCAATGAGGAAGGGACATGGAAGCATTAGCAGGGAGCCTCTCATCATAGCTACCACCCCAATG from Onychomys torridus unplaced genomic scaffold, mOncTor1.1, whole genome shotgun sequence carries:
- the LOC118575237 gene encoding putative olfactory receptor 52P1, which translates into the protein MTSTLAQTMGSPNHTDRDPSLFFLLGIPGLEKFHMWLSLPVCCLGTATIVGNITILVVVATEPALHKPVYLFLCMLSTIDLAASFSTVPKLLAILWCGAGHISASACLAQMFFIHTFCMMESTVLLAMAFDRYVAICHPLRYSTILTDTIIARIGVVAMMRGSLLMLPCPFLIGRLSFCQSHVIPHTYCEHMAVVKLACGDTRPNRVYGLTAALLVIGVDLFCIGLSYALIAQAVLRLSSQEARSKALGTCGSHVCVILISYTPALFSFFTHRFGHHVPLHIHILLANVYLLFPPALNPMVYGVKTREIRERVAKVFQWGQGTGLKPSK